A window of the Ammoniphilus sp. CFH 90114 genome harbors these coding sequences:
- a CDS encoding DEAD/DEAH box helicase → MAFIKDREPQLTLGIIKSLCDQASYKTGEAYYRAGKVTLTTYDPNSSLYNGRVQGNSNFDVQVRIDPNGHVEADCTCPTLDSYAKHCQHVAAVLLLIHEFQQDGFLGHDELTSPNKSGGDSQLTNRVLELFSENHAPPRHFLHIHDTRESLNVEFIFRAVPYADGKYLLGIEIKAGLKRLYMVKNIRDFLDRMEKGEGFVLSKNLHYDPLWHGFQRENEAVMQQLMKIYEHEKMVRELSNSASAGLAHGERMLIIPPSFIDVLLPLLAAAPKVQVEQEGRLWDGLQVIEEPLPLTFAFDQLDDEGCQLKVQGLERMTVMEAYGLVLVDGKLVKLPTDLSKRLSELKSMLESGDHPHIPIASEQIELFMEKVIPRLRKLGTIQIAPALTHRMVQTPLKAKLYLDRVKDRLLAGLEFQYGDVVINPLEARSQNKSRSRMLLRDGDQEQRILELMDRSAFTKTEEGYIMHDEEAEYDFLYHMVPELEKWVTVYATTAVKIRLVTGHASPKVTVKVTDRPNWLEIRFDMQGIAESDIQHLLQALEEKRKYYRLPNGALLPLESHEFQEIRSFIEEMGIHQGEIKGTKALLPVVRGVHLMEAKRQGKAVEFGKSFRMLLENLRHPDHRDFPVPHTLEPILREYQKYGFQWMKTLAHYRFGGILADDMGLGKTLQSIAFLLSELPDIREQKRPALIVSPASLVYNWQHELKKFAPEIRSVVVDGRGAERRRRVEEGSQVDVLITSYPLLRRDREAYSQSSFHTLILDEAQYVKNHHTQTAKAVKEIHAQYRFALTGTPIENRLEELWSIFDVVFPALFAGRKAFHGLSRERVAKTVRPFLLRRVKSDVLQELPEKMESIQVTELLAEQKKLYVAYLAQLQQETVKHLAKDFQKNRIKILAGLTRLRQLCCHPALFVEGYTGSSAKFEQLMEILAECQSAGKRVLVFSQFTEMLGLMGQELGNQGVPYFYLDGKTPVAERIERCNRFNLGERDVFLISLKAGGTGLNLTGADTVILYDLWWNPAVEQQAADRAHRIGQKKVVQVIRLVSQGTVEDKMYELQLKKKNLIEEVIHEGHQELAALSEQDIREILMI, encoded by the coding sequence ATGGCATTTATCAAAGATAGAGAACCTCAATTGACTCTCGGGATCATTAAATCCTTGTGCGACCAGGCTTCTTATAAAACAGGAGAAGCTTACTACCGTGCCGGAAAAGTGACGTTGACGACCTATGACCCGAATTCTTCTTTATACAACGGGAGGGTGCAAGGAAACAGCAACTTTGATGTCCAGGTTAGGATCGATCCAAACGGCCATGTCGAGGCGGATTGTACCTGTCCCACGCTGGATTCTTACGCGAAACATTGCCAACATGTGGCGGCTGTCTTGCTGTTGATCCACGAGTTTCAACAGGATGGTTTCCTGGGTCATGACGAACTGACTTCCCCCAACAAGTCCGGCGGAGATTCTCAGCTCACGAACAGGGTCTTGGAATTATTCAGCGAAAACCACGCCCCTCCTCGCCATTTCCTCCACATTCACGATACGAGAGAAAGCCTGAATGTGGAGTTCATTTTCCGAGCCGTTCCTTATGCGGACGGGAAATATCTTCTCGGAATCGAGATCAAAGCGGGGCTCAAAAGGCTCTATATGGTAAAAAACATCCGAGATTTTCTCGATCGAATGGAGAAGGGAGAAGGCTTTGTTCTCTCCAAAAACCTTCACTATGATCCCTTGTGGCATGGGTTTCAAAGAGAAAATGAGGCCGTCATGCAACAGCTGATGAAAATCTACGAGCATGAAAAAATGGTTCGCGAACTATCGAACTCTGCTTCCGCTGGGCTTGCTCACGGGGAACGAATGCTTATCATTCCTCCGTCGTTCATCGACGTTCTTCTTCCTTTGCTTGCCGCTGCGCCCAAGGTGCAGGTGGAACAGGAGGGGAGGTTGTGGGATGGCCTTCAAGTGATAGAGGAACCCCTTCCGCTGACCTTCGCCTTCGATCAGCTAGACGACGAAGGCTGTCAATTGAAGGTTCAAGGCTTGGAAAGGATGACGGTGATGGAAGCCTATGGGTTGGTCCTTGTGGATGGAAAGCTGGTGAAGCTGCCGACGGATCTAAGCAAGCGTCTGTCCGAGCTTAAGTCCATGCTTGAATCCGGAGACCACCCACACATCCCAATTGCCTCTGAGCAGATCGAACTTTTTATGGAGAAAGTGATCCCGAGATTGAGGAAGCTAGGCACCATACAGATCGCTCCAGCCTTAACTCATCGGATGGTGCAAACTCCGCTGAAGGCCAAGCTCTATCTGGACCGGGTAAAGGATCGACTGCTTGCAGGATTGGAGTTTCAATACGGTGACGTTGTGATCAATCCGTTGGAAGCTCGTAGTCAGAATAAGAGCAGAAGCCGCATGCTGTTGCGGGATGGAGATCAGGAGCAGCGAATTCTAGAGCTGATGGATCGAAGTGCCTTTACCAAGACCGAGGAAGGCTATATCATGCATGACGAAGAGGCGGAGTACGATTTCCTGTATCATATGGTTCCTGAGCTGGAAAAGTGGGTCACGGTTTACGCCACCACCGCGGTCAAGATCAGACTCGTGACGGGACACGCTTCCCCGAAGGTCACGGTGAAGGTAACGGATCGTCCCAATTGGCTGGAAATTCGCTTTGATATGCAGGGGATTGCGGAATCAGACATTCAACACCTCCTCCAGGCCCTCGAGGAAAAGCGCAAATACTACCGGTTGCCCAATGGCGCCTTATTACCGTTGGAAAGCCATGAGTTTCAGGAAATCCGATCCTTTATAGAGGAGATGGGTATTCACCAGGGGGAGATCAAGGGGACGAAGGCCCTCCTGCCGGTTGTCCGCGGCGTTCATCTGATGGAGGCGAAGAGACAGGGAAAGGCCGTCGAGTTCGGGAAATCCTTCCGAATGCTGTTGGAAAACCTGCGACACCCCGATCATCGGGACTTCCCGGTGCCCCATACGCTCGAACCCATCCTGCGGGAGTATCAGAAGTACGGCTTTCAGTGGATGAAGACGCTGGCACACTACCGATTTGGAGGGATTCTGGCAGACGATATGGGGTTGGGGAAAACGCTGCAGAGCATCGCTTTTCTCCTTTCCGAGCTCCCGGACATCCGAGAGCAGAAGCGTCCCGCGCTGATCGTTTCTCCTGCCTCCCTCGTGTACAATTGGCAGCATGAGTTGAAGAAATTCGCACCGGAGATCCGCTCGGTCGTCGTGGATGGGAGGGGAGCGGAGCGCAGGCGGAGGGTAGAGGAGGGCTCTCAGGTCGACGTGTTGATAACCTCATACCCGCTATTGCGTAGGGATAGGGAGGCGTACAGCCAATCAAGCTTCCATACGCTTATCTTGGATGAGGCCCAGTACGTTAAAAATCACCACACGCAGACGGCGAAAGCCGTGAAGGAGATCCACGCTCAGTACCGTTTTGCTCTCACGGGAACGCCCATCGAGAATCGACTCGAAGAGCTGTGGTCCATTTTTGACGTCGTGTTTCCTGCTTTGTTTGCCGGAAGAAAGGCGTTCCATGGATTATCCCGAGAGCGCGTGGCCAAGACAGTCCGCCCCTTTCTGCTGCGCCGGGTAAAAAGCGATGTGCTTCAGGAGCTGCCGGAGAAAATGGAGTCGATTCAGGTGACAGAGCTCCTTGCGGAGCAGAAGAAGCTGTACGTGGCTTATTTAGCCCAATTGCAACAGGAAACCGTGAAACACCTAGCAAAAGACTTTCAAAAAAACCGAATCAAAATCCTCGCAGGCTTGACCCGACTTCGTCAGCTCTGCTGCCATCCTGCGTTGTTTGTTGAAGGCTATACGGGAAGCTCGGCCAAATTCGAGCAACTCATGGAGATCTTGGCGGAATGCCAAAGTGCGGGAAAGCGAGTGCTGGTCTTTTCCCAGTTTACCGAGATGCTTGGCCTCATGGGGCAGGAATTGGGGAACCAGGGTGTCCCTTATTTCTATCTGGACGGGAAAACCCCCGTTGCGGAGCGCATCGAACGATGCAACCGATTTAACCTGGGTGAGCGAGACGTGTTCCTGATTTCACTAAAGGCAGGAGGTACAGGACTGAACCTGACCGGTGCGGATACCGTCATATTATACGACCTGTGGTGGAACCCCGCTGTGGAGCAGCAAGCCGCCGATCGTGCCCATCGTATCGGGCAAAAGAAGGTGGTACAAGTGATTCGCCTGGTGAGCCAAGGGACCGTAGAAGACAAGATGTACGAGCTCCAGCTGAAAAAGAAGAACCTCATCGAGGAAGTCATCCACGAGGGACACCAGGAGCTTGCGGCCCTGAGCGAGCAGGACATACGAGAGATCTTGATGATATAG
- a CDS encoding DUF3231 family protein has product MNPIKLTTAEIANLWANYQTSTMTTCVLRYFLAIVKDESLQPSISYALELSQKHVSRLTAYFQEEGIPVPHGFTENDVNPNAMPLFSDEYLISYIQNLSKTWVSSNAIALTISSRKDIREFYTESLSSSSALFNRSVEIMLSKGIYSRPPVIPYPEQEQWIQQQSYLNGLFGEKRPLDALGIANLYSNIVLNNTGLTLVRGFSQCTKDEAFRRFLLKGIEIGKKHIELLSKPLKQEEITIPASSSMFVTTSTEPPFSDRLMFTHVVQMMQISMADYGASLATSMRRDIGALYTLLISEVTSYSEEGTHLGITKKWIERPPEAVNREELRKL; this is encoded by the coding sequence ATGAACCCAATCAAACTGACTACTGCTGAGATTGCAAATTTATGGGCAAATTACCAAACTTCCACTATGACTACATGTGTACTACGTTATTTTCTTGCGATAGTCAAAGATGAGTCCCTTCAACCCTCGATTTCCTATGCCCTAGAGCTTTCCCAAAAACATGTATCACGCTTAACAGCTTACTTTCAAGAGGAAGGAATTCCTGTTCCCCACGGTTTCACTGAAAATGACGTTAACCCAAACGCCATGCCTCTATTTTCTGACGAATACCTAATCAGTTACATACAGAACCTCTCAAAGACATGGGTATCATCTAATGCAATAGCATTAACAATTAGTTCAAGGAAAGATATCCGTGAATTTTATACCGAGTCTTTATCCTCTTCATCTGCCTTATTTAATAGGTCAGTAGAGATTATGTTATCTAAAGGTATCTATAGCAGACCACCCGTTATTCCCTATCCAGAACAAGAACAATGGATTCAGCAACAATCGTATCTAAATGGACTGTTTGGTGAGAAAAGACCATTAGATGCATTAGGTATCGCCAACCTTTATAGTAATATCGTATTAAATAATACTGGACTGACCCTCGTCAGGGGTTTTTCCCAATGTACAAAAGATGAAGCATTTCGAAGGTTTTTGTTAAAAGGCATTGAAATCGGTAAAAAACATATTGAATTGTTGAGCAAGCCTTTAAAACAAGAAGAAATCACCATCCCTGCTAGTTCCAGCATGTTTGTAACCACTTCAACAGAACCCCCTTTCTCGGATCGGTTGATGTTTACACATGTAGTTCAAATGATGCAGATTAGCATGGCTGATTATGGAGCATCTTTGGCAACCAGTATGAGGAGAGACATCGGAGCCTTATATACACTACTCATATCTGAAGTGACGTCTTATTCAGAGGAAGGCACGCATTTAGGAATAACAAAAAAATGGATTGAACGTCCCCCCGAAGCTGTGAACAGGGAAGAATTAAGGAAATTGTAA
- a CDS encoding GyrI-like domain-containing protein, with protein sequence MGNFFDYEKLKVESFPNYRIAYMRRVGPYGPANIEVMEKLKKWAKEKNFLESAILFAIPQDNPVTTLPDHCRFDACIVIPNDFSVDDSVLDGELFGGHNAVMEVPHVVEDLVPSRIPLNYFPNGSPTIGKMDITQFDQIPGLRVPDPTHSNEIRET encoded by the coding sequence ATCGGAAATTTTTTCGATTACGAGAAACTCAAAGTCGAATCATTTCCAAACTATCGTATTGCTTATATGCGAAGAGTTGGTCCATATGGACCTGCCAATATCGAAGTAATGGAGAAGTTAAAAAAATGGGCTAAAGAGAAAAATTTTCTTGAATCTGCAATTCTATTTGCAATTCCACAAGATAACCCCGTTACAACACTTCCTGATCACTGTAGATTTGATGCTTGCATTGTAATTCCGAATGATTTTTCTGTGGATGATTCTGTACTTGATGGAGAACTTTTTGGTGGCCATAATGCTGTAATGGAAGTTCCGCATGTCGTGGAAGATTTAGTACCTTCGAGAATTCCCTTAAACTACTTTCCTAACGGTTCCCCAACGATTGGGAAGATGGACATCACCCAGTTCGACCAGATCCCCGGCCTCCGGGTACCGGATCCGACCCATTCCAATGAAATTCGAGAAACGTAA
- a CDS encoding DUF2812 domain-containing protein — MKNKEKKRLIMFNLWEIEEQMSWFTDMSLQGWRLTRLNHGFATFEPCEPEEIIYRCEFSHQKSNAKTGWEFVGSRNIIHVYRRIPGEQSIEIHADPIKQAEGLSILKRSIFTRGLLTLLLTILLVGLTMAKLKIDPVGNYLQDTFIESFVFLIAYFFISFTMVKGMIHTSKLMRKLKSGTLLEHNTNFKRKMYQNQWIAGSVILMMSLWMINIVTNLLTVPNDPFPPIPKGELPVVQLSDFMDTPLGNQGKVGEPFHYFREDSSLLVPKQYELNQEATVHATYKPAIRSYLYEVRSTWLAEKFLKALKVKNTSYNENYESIQDSAFDELWISKEEYKSAFIARFNNQVYYVVYFGKEPIEALIDEALAKAKG, encoded by the coding sequence GTGAAAAACAAAGAAAAAAAGAGATTGATCATGTTTAATCTCTGGGAGATAGAAGAACAAATGTCATGGTTTACGGATATGTCCTTACAGGGATGGAGGCTTACTCGTCTTAATCATGGGTTCGCAACATTTGAACCGTGCGAGCCAGAAGAAATCATTTATCGCTGTGAATTTTCACATCAAAAATCAAATGCCAAAACGGGATGGGAGTTTGTTGGTTCGCGAAATATCATTCACGTTTATAGAAGAATACCTGGTGAACAGAGTATAGAGATTCATGCAGATCCTATTAAACAAGCAGAAGGCTTATCTATCCTCAAAAGGAGCATATTTACAAGAGGGTTGCTAACTTTATTATTGACCATCTTATTGGTAGGTTTGACCATGGCCAAATTGAAAATTGACCCTGTTGGAAATTATCTACAAGACACTTTCATCGAATCCTTCGTATTTCTAATTGCCTATTTCTTCATTAGTTTTACTATGGTGAAAGGGATGATTCATACTTCCAAGCTTATGAGGAAATTAAAATCAGGCACTCTTCTTGAGCATAACACCAACTTTAAGCGGAAAATGTATCAAAATCAATGGATAGCGGGTTCAGTAATCCTAATGATGTCATTATGGATGATAAACATAGTTACCAATCTATTAACAGTCCCCAATGATCCTTTTCCACCCATTCCAAAGGGGGAATTACCTGTAGTACAACTATCTGATTTTATGGATACACCCTTAGGTAATCAAGGCAAGGTAGGAGAACCTTTTCATTACTTTAGGGAAGATTCCAGCTTGCTAGTGCCCAAACAATATGAATTAAACCAAGAAGCCACTGTTCATGCTACGTATAAACCAGCCATTCGTTCTTACTTGTATGAAGTACGCAGCACATGGCTTGCAGAGAAATTTTTAAAAGCGTTAAAAGTAAAAAACACCTCTTATAATGAAAACTACGAGTCCATACAGGATAGCGCCTTTGACGAATTGTGGATCAGCAAAGAAGAG
- the glf gene encoding UDP-galactopyranose mutase: MWDYVIIGAGLAGSVLAERIASQLNKKVLIIEKRNHVGGNCYDSYDQNGILVHNYGPHIFHTKIAKVWDYLSQFTRWIEYHHRVLGFVDGQKIPIPFNLNSLYSIFPNLVAKKLEQKLIRYFGYNKKIPILKLRQIEDPELNFLAEYVYGKIFLNYTLKQWGVKPEELDPYVTGRVPIYISRDNRYFQDRFQGIPVGGYTNLFLKMLEHPNIKILLKTNFKEILNIDLDLSKMVLMGKEFNGKVIYTGPIDYFFDYKYGKLPYRSLQFHFHNINTPFYQEVGTVNYPNDYHFLRITEFKFMTSQQSPTTTIVKEYPQEYIPGVNIPYYPIKNTSNQLIYELYKNEAKRLPHVFFVGRLAEYQYYDMDAVVSKALRIFDEKINLP; the protein is encoded by the coding sequence TTGTGGGATTATGTTATTATAGGTGCGGGTTTAGCGGGTAGTGTTTTGGCAGAAAGAATCGCCAGCCAACTTAATAAAAAGGTTCTGATCATAGAAAAAAGAAATCATGTAGGAGGAAATTGCTATGACTCATATGATCAGAATGGGATCCTTGTTCACAATTATGGACCCCATATATTTCATACAAAAATAGCTAAAGTGTGGGATTATTTATCGCAGTTTACGAGATGGATCGAGTACCATCACAGAGTTTTGGGCTTCGTGGATGGTCAAAAAATACCTATACCTTTTAACTTGAATTCTCTCTATAGTATTTTTCCAAATCTAGTTGCGAAGAAACTGGAACAAAAATTAATTAGATATTTTGGATACAATAAAAAAATACCGATATTAAAGTTGCGACAGATTGAAGATCCTGAGTTAAACTTTTTAGCCGAGTACGTCTATGGAAAAATTTTTTTAAACTATACCCTTAAGCAATGGGGAGTCAAACCAGAGGAGCTTGATCCTTATGTAACCGGAAGAGTGCCTATTTATATTAGTAGGGATAACCGATATTTTCAAGACCGCTTTCAGGGGATACCCGTGGGCGGATACACCAATTTATTCTTAAAAATGCTAGAACATCCTAATATCAAGATTCTTCTAAAAACCAATTTTAAAGAAATACTTAATATAGATTTGGATCTCTCTAAAATGGTTCTTATGGGGAAGGAGTTTAATGGGAAAGTCATTTATACAGGACCCATCGATTACTTTTTTGATTATAAATATGGCAAATTACCTTATCGCTCTCTTCAATTTCATTTCCACAATATAAACACACCGTTCTATCAAGAAGTTGGAACAGTGAATTACCCGAATGATTATCACTTCTTAAGGATTACTGAATTTAAATTCATGACAAGCCAACAATCCCCCACTACAACCATTGTAAAAGAATATCCCCAAGAATATATTCCAGGTGTTAACATACCATATTATCCCATTAAAAATACTAGCAACCAACTGATATATGAATTATATAAGAATGAAGCCAAACGGCTACCCCATGTTTTTTTTGTTGGGAGGCTCGCAGAATATCAATATTATGACATGGATGCCGTGGTTTCCAAGGCATTACGGATTTTTGACGAAAAAATCAACCTTCCTTAG
- a CDS encoding TetR/AcrR family transcriptional regulator → MNPIWNDETDVKKKQLLQAGLEEFAEKGYDLASTNAIIKKAGVSKGLLFHHFHNKKTLFLYIGERCTEYFFSYLESESSSISADPLERLRDLNLVKMKLFIQEPLIYHLAIYLLVVKSEEIQEEANQFEQRFNERYFRFYLDGMNTEILRNDISYENILAIIFESVEALTRSYVEKYKQVDDKGLALLEGLYKDLTDYMEILKYGIYQR, encoded by the coding sequence ATGAATCCCATATGGAACGATGAAACGGACGTGAAAAAAAAGCAACTGCTTCAGGCGGGACTAGAGGAATTTGCTGAGAAGGGCTATGATCTGGCATCTACCAACGCGATCATAAAAAAGGCGGGAGTGTCGAAGGGGCTTTTATTTCACCATTTCCACAATAAAAAAACACTGTTTCTCTATATTGGAGAACGGTGTACGGAGTATTTTTTTTCTTATTTAGAAAGTGAATCTTCTTCTATTTCGGCTGACCCGCTAGAGCGATTAAGAGACTTGAATCTGGTAAAAATGAAGCTTTTTATACAAGAACCCCTCATCTATCACTTGGCTATTTATCTTTTAGTGGTAAAATCAGAAGAAATTCAAGAAGAAGCAAACCAGTTTGAGCAGCGCTTCAATGAGCGATATTTTCGCTTCTACCTGGATGGGATGAATACGGAAATCTTGCGCAACGATATTTCCTATGAAAACATACTGGCTATTATTTTTGAATCGGTCGAGGCTTTAACCAGAAGCTATGTAGAAAAATACAAGCAGGTTGACGACAAAGGACTCGCTCTACTAGAAGGGCTGTACAAAGATTTAACAGATTATATGGAGATCTTAAAATATGGCATTTATCAAAGATAG